In a single window of the Tetrapisispora phaffii CBS 4417 chromosome 11, complete genome genome:
- the MRP21 gene encoding mitochondrial 37S ribosomal protein bS21m (similar to Saccharomyces cerevisiae MRP21 (YBL090W); ancestral locus Anc_7.421) has product MQFNCWYDRPFQGPVALQIGMFVVRANWMLSKRAFSRTVKVASSQPIFDPLQLNPIRSGGTSNINSSLKDLNDANKKRKQELLKSSFQLQPKDDALSARMVGVQAGRTVDIFNGNTQNGLRQLSSLVYTNNIPQDRKDQMFYKKPGKVAERKRSLRHRKEFKKGFQRLIEIVKDAKRKGY; this is encoded by the coding sequence ATGCAGTTTAATTGTTGGTACGACAGGCCTTTCCAAGGACCAGTAGCTTTGCAGATCGGTATGTTTGTTGTTAGAGCTAATTGGATGCTTTCGAAAAGAGCGTTTTCGAGAACAGTTAAGGTTGCTAGTTCTCAACCGATTTTCGATCCTTTACAATTGAACCCTATTCGTTCTGGAGGAACCTCTAATATCAATTCCAGCTTAAAAGATCTCAATGATGCCAATAAGAAGAGAAAGCAGGAGCTGCTGAAGAGTAGTTTCCAATTGCAACCGAAAGATGACGCCCTTTCTGCACGTATGGTGGGGGTCCAAGCTGGGAGAACAGTTGACATTTTTAATGGCAACACACAGAACGGTTTGAGACAACTGAGCAGTCTGGTATACACCAACAATATACCTCAGGATAGGAAGGATCAGATGTTCTATAAGAAGCCAGGCAAAGTCGCGGAAAGGAAGAGGTCCTTGAGACATAGGAAAGAGTTCAAGAAAGGCTTCCAGAGATTGATCGAAATAGTCAAGGACGCCAAGAGGAAAGGTTATTGA
- the SHO1 gene encoding osmosensor SHO1 (similar to Saccharomyces cerevisiae SHO1 (YER118C); ancestral locus Anc_7.419), whose translation MNIPNRSNARARRRHNFVRFTFRLSNFFGDPFAISSVSIATIAWIITIAGAIASAADSESFPRFTWWGIAYQIMMNFVIFIIYCYDLIGYYKTFLAAASAVSFIYNTNSATNLVYSSGPRKAASSAGVILLSIVNLIWVFYFGSDNASPTNRWVDSFSLRGIRPSAYELALIRSIRRRTVLNNERMSSNDVYNNIQDNLSDNNLGYIDKTNQYMSSHDLTGLESTNLDNPSVIIPYNDNPADDSNNVLPAVYHDLENYPNNENVDTFITDSSNGNTETTMGDTLDLYSDIGTESFPYTAKALYSYQADDADGYEISFEQGEILKVSDIEGRWWKSKRENGQVGIIPSNYVQLIED comes from the coding sequence ATGAATATTCCCAATAGATCGAATGCCAGAGCTCGTAGGAGACACAACTTTGTAAGGTTTACATTCAGGCTAAGTAACTTTTTTGGTGATCCATTTGCTATATCCTCTGTTTCTATTGCCACGATCGCTTGGATTATCACTATAGCTGGTGCCATTGCATCTGCTGCTGATAGCGAATCGTTTCCTAGATTTACATGGTGGGGGATTGCTTAccaaataatgatgaacTTTGTGATATTCATCATATATTGTTACGATTTGATAGGGTACTATAAGACTTTCCTTGCAGCTGCATCTGCAGTTTCATTCATATACAACACTAACAGTGCAACAAATTTAGTCTATAGCTCTGGACCAAGGAAAGCTGCCTCTTCAGCGGGGGTCATTCTATTATCTATTGTTAATTTGATTTGGGTGTTTTATTTTGGTAGTGACAATGCTTCGCCAACTAATAGATGGGTCGATTCATTTTCGTTACGTGGGATTAGACCATCTGCATACGAATTAGCTCTTATTAGATCGATTCGTCGCCGCActgttttaaataatgaaagaaTGAGCTCTAATGACGTCTACAATAATATCCAAGATAATTTAtctgataataatttaggTTACATCGACAAAACTAATCAATATATGTCGTCGCATGACTTAACAGGTTTGGAGAGCACCAATTTAGACAATCCAAGTGTTATAATACCTTACAACGATAATCCAGCTGATGATTCAAACAATGTACTGCCTGCTGTATACCATGATTTAGAAAACTATCCTAATAATGAGAATGTTGATACATTTATTACTGACTCATCGAATGGTAATACGGAAACGACAATGGGTGATACATTAGACTTATACAGTGATATAGGGACTGAGTCTTTTCCATATACTGCCAAGGCTTTATATTCTTATCAGGCAGATGACGCCGATGGTTATGAAATATCGTTCGAACAAGgtgaaatattaaaagttaGTGATATCGAAGGGAGATGGTGGAAATCGAAAAGAGAAAATGGTCAAGTCGGGATTATACCTAGCAATTATGTTCAATTAATCGAAGATTAA
- the AVT5 gene encoding amino acid transporter (similar to Saccharomyces cerevisiae AVT5 (YBL089W) and AVT6 (YER119C); ancestral locus Anc_7.420), which yields MSSSVRSGTLTLLHTACGAGILAMPYAFQPFGVFPGLFLIAFCGACAMLGLILQSTVAKYVPERNASFFALSQVTNPKFSVLFDIAIAVKCFGVGVSYMIVVGDVMPQILGTFTDTEFFLNRNVNITIVMLFIVTPLCFLKNLNSLRYASIAAISAVIYLCFLVMFHFFIPNEEIRDTRGPVSWGFPKDGLNPLNTLPIFVFAYTCHHNMFSVINEQQDIHFNKLKQICIFAMLLACTLYIIIGGSGYLTFGNAITGNIITLYSNSAATTVGRIAIVILVMLAFPLQCHPARASINHILHYFQLINCDNNQVQESESGHRESSGLIDNEITPQPQLQEAFEQPPDEVVEEEFPEQQKSFEPVTLDPKTFTVVTICILICSYILAVSVTSLAKVLAIVGATGSTSIAFILPGVFGYQLIGSEYSTSQIVPLPTKLLKYSAVALTIWGVFVMTASLFAALFLGASH from the coding sequence ATGTCCTCATCTGTGAGATCAGGGACTCTAACGTTATTGCACACTGCCTGTGGAGCAGGTATTTTGGCAATGCCCTATGCATTCCAGCCATTTGGGGTGTTTCCAGGTTTATTTCTGATTGCTTTCTGTGGTGCATGTGCTATGCTGGGTCTTATATTACAATCTACTGTGGCTAAGTATGTTCCTGAAAGAAATGCTTCTTTCTTTGCTTTATCACAAGTGACAAACCCTAAGTTCAGTGTGCTGTTCGATATAGCTATTGCAGTCAAATGTTTCGGTGTGGGGGTTTCATACATGATAGTGGTCGGTGATGTGATGCCTCAGATTTTAGGGACATTCACAGACACTGAGTTCTTCTTGAACAGAAATGTTAACATTACCATCGTGATGCTGTTTATAGTGACACCCCTCTGCTTCCTCaagaatttgaattctttaCGATATGCATCCATTGCAGCCATTTCGGCagttatttatttatgtttCTTGGTCATGTTCCATTTCTTCATTccaaatgaagaaataagAGACACAAGAGGCCCAGTATCCTGGGGATTTCCTAAAGATGGGCTGAATCCGTTGAACACCTTACCTATCTTTGTTTTTGCCTATACGTGCCATCACAATATGTTCTCAGTCATTAATGAACAACAGGACATCCATTTCAACAAATTGAAACAGATTTGCATATTTGCTATGTTATTAGCATGTACACTATACATTATCATTGGTGGATCAGGTTACTTGACGTTCGGAAACGCCATTACAGGCAACATCATTACGCTGTATTCCAATTCTGCCGCCACAACAGTGGGGAGAATCGCCATTGTGATCTTGGTGATGCTAGCATTCCCATTGCAATGCCACCCAGCCAGGGCATCCATTAATCACATTCTACACTACTTTCAACTCATTAACTGTGATAATAACCAAGTGCAAGAAAGCGAGTCTGGTCATAGAGAATCCTCTGGCTTGATAGACAACGAAATTACGCCACAACCTCAGCTACAAGAAGCTTTTGAACAACCACCCGACGAGGTCGTCGAAGAAGAGTTCCCAGAACAACAGAAGTCATTTGAGCCTGTCACACTGGACCCCAAGACGTTTACCGTTGTCACCATCTGTATTCTGATATGCTCCTATATCTTGGCCGTATCTGTGACATCGCTAGCAAAAGTACTAGCAATTGTAGGTGCCACAGGGTCAACATCCATCGCATTCATTTTACCGGGGGTCTTCGGATATCAACTGATAGGATCAGAGTACAGCACCTCACAAATCGTGCCACTGCCCACAAAACTGTTAAAATATTCCGCTGTTGCTCTGACGATCTGGGGTGTCTTTGTCATGACAGCATCTTTATTCGCAGCTCTATTTCTGGGAGCATCGCACTAG